The nucleotide sequence TCCGCAGATGAAATCCTCCCGACCGTGCGCGATGTGATCGCGCTGGACGCGGTCGCGCAGGGTGTTCCCGAAGTGCTCGTCGGCGACGACGCGCTCGATGCGCGCGTGCGATGGCTGCACGTGTCCGACAGCGCGGGCGTCGCGCGCCTGCTGAACGGCGGCGAACTGCTGCTGTCGACCGGCTCGTCGTGGCCGATCGAGCCCGCCGAGCTGCGTCGGTTCATCGACGAGCTCGCTGACGCAGGACTCTCCGGCCTCGTGCTCGAACTGGGTACGCACTATCGCTACGTCCCCGCCGTGGTCGTGGAGGCTGCTCGCGACCGCGGCCTCGCCCTCGTCGTGCTCCACCGCGAGCTCAAGTTCGTCACGGTCACCGAGGCAGTCCACAGTCGCATCATCACAGGGCAGACCGACGCGCTGCGCGCCCGCGACGAGGTGCGCGAGCGCTTCACGGCGCTGGTGCTGCGCGGATCGCCCGCGGACTTCATCGTCCACCAGCTCGCGCAGACCCTCGGCGCGCCCATCGTGCTCGAGAACCTGGCCTACGAGGTCGTGGCCTCAGAGGTTCCCCTCGCGATGGAGGAGGAGCTCTTCACCGAGTGGGAGCTCCGGTCGCGCTCCGCCCACCGGCGTTGCGAGCAGCGCCGCGAGCGTGGCATCCCGGCCGGCGCGGACGACTGGCTGATCGTCCCGGTCGAGGCACGCGGCATCCGCTGGGGGAATCTCATCGCGCTGCCCGGGCCCGAGCACGCTGCGGGGCGCATGGCCGTGCTCGAGCAGGGTGCGATCGCCCTCGCGGTCGGCCGGCTCGCAGACGGCGATGCCGACGAATGGGCGCGTATCGGCCGGCGTCGTCTGGTGGATGGGCTGCTCGCCGGGCGCTTCGCCGGTGTCGGCGGCGCCGCCGCTCGTCTTGAGGCCGCCGGCCTTCCGTTACGAGGGGCCAAGCTTTACGGACTGGTCGTGTCGGGAGCCCCGGTCGCAGTGGAGCGAGCGGATGCTGCGGCCCGTACCCTGCGAGGGCGCGCGCTTGCGGGCTCGGCGCCTGCGGGTGTCGCCGCCCCCGCGGCGACGATGCTGGTCTCGTTGCCGCCGGACGCCGTGTTCGACGATGCCGCCGTGGTCGATTTCGTGCGCGCGCTCGTCGACGCCGGCGACGTGGAGCGCGTGACGGTGTCAGTGGGACGCGGTGCCGAAGGCATCGACGCCGCGCTCGCCTCGGTGCACGAGGCGGTGGATCTCGCGGGCGGCCGACGGCGTCGCCCGGGACGCGGTCCGCATCTGCGTCGCGCCGAGAACCGCCCGCTCGTGCAGTTGGTGACCGCCCTGCGCGACGACCACCGCGTGCTCGAGCACGGCGAGCGGATGCTGGCCCCGCTGATCTCCTACGACCTGTCTCGGTCGGGCGACCTGCTCGACGTTCTCGAGGCGATGCTCGCTCACCCGGGCAACCGCACGGCGGCGGCCGGAGCATCGCATCTGTCCCGGTCTGTGTTCTATCAGCGGATCGCCCTCATCGAGGAGCTGCTCGGCTCCGATCTCGACGACGGTGAGACTCAGACCGCGCTGCACCTCGCGCTGCTGGTGCGGAGGTCGGCAGGACGCTGAAGGGCTCAGCCGGCGATGTAGACCTTGCGCAGTGTCTCGGTCACCGTCCAGACCGTGCGCATCCCGGCCGTCAGGCGTACCACCGACCCCGCGCGGAGCTCGATCGGCTCGAGTGCCAGATCATCGAACGACACCGTCGCCGAGCCGGAGAGCACGACGAAGACCTCGTCCGTCTCGACGTCGGTCGACGTGCCGGGCGTGTGCTCCCACACCCCGATGGTCTCGGTCAGCTCGGCGTGGCCGGTCGCCGGGGTGCCCTCCACCACCTGGTCGGCGGGCAGCGGTTCCAGGTCGAGTGCGAGGGACGCGGCATCCGTCACGATTGCGGGGTTCACGAGTCGAATCCCAGGCCCAGCGCATCGAGCGTCTTCAGCAGGAGGTTGCGCTTGCCCTTGTTGTGGTCGGCACGGTCGAGCGACCAGCGGGTCGCGTTGATGCCCATCGACGCGGCGGGCTCGGGCGGGAACGGGAGCGGCCGCTTGCGGACCATCTCGAGCTCTGTGCGTTCGTTCTTGACGCCGTCGAGCAGATCGAGCATGACCTCGCCGGCGAAGCGGGTCGATCCGACGCCGAGTCCCGTGAAGCCCGCGGCGTACGCGACGCGGCGGTCCCGGGCGGTGCCGAAGAACGCCGTGAACTGGGTCGACGTGTCGATCGCTCCGGCCCACTGGTGCGTGAAGCGCAACCCTTCGAGCTGCGGGAAGGTGGTGAAGAAATGACTCGCGAGCTTGGCCCAGGTCTCGGGCCGGTTCTCGTACTCGGCGTTCATCTTGCGGCCGTACCGGTAGATCGCGTCGTAGCCGCCGAACAGGATCCGGTTGTCCTTGGTGATCCGGTAGTAGTGGAACTGGTTCGCCATGTCGCCGATTCCCTGGCGGTCTTGCCAGCCGATCGAGTCGACCTGCGCGCCGGTGAGCGGCTCCGTCATGAGCACGTAGTCGTAGACGGGGACCGTCATGAGCCGGTTGCGCTTGATGAGCGACGGGAAGACGTTCGTGCCGAGCGCAGCATGGGACGCCTCCACCCGCCCGTCGGGGGTGATCACGACCACACCGGGTCCGCTCGTGTCGAGCCCGGTCACGTGCGAGCGCTCGAAGATCACGACGCCACGCTCCTCGCAGACGCGAGCGAGCTCGGCGGCCATTCGCGCGGGGTGGACCATGCCGCACGCGTTCTTCTCCCAGACCGCCGCGAGGTACGTGGGGGAGTGGACGGATGCCTGGGCCTCGGCCTGATCGAGATAGACCACGCCCTCCTCGCCGTCGGCTGCCCACTCCTTCAGCCACTCCACCTGGTGCGGCTCGACGGCCGGAGCGAGCTGTCCCGTGCGTTCGAACTGGAAGTCCATGCCGAATCGGGCCTCGGACGCCTCGATCGCATCCAGGTTCTCATGGCCCAGGCGGTCGAGGGTCGGCATCTCCTTCGGCCAGCGGGCCATGCCGTTCTCGTGGCCGTGGGTGAGACTGGCCTCGCAGAATCCGCCGTTGCGACCGGACGCTGCCCACCCGATGCGCTGCGCCTCGACGACGACGACCTTCGCGTCGGGGTCGCGCTCGGTCGCGAGAAGCGCCGTCCACAGCCCGGTGTAGCCGCCGCCGACGACGACCAGGTCGGCGCGGTGCGTGCCGACGAGCGCGGGTCGATCGGGCAGGAGGCTGTCGGGAAGGTCGTCGCGCCAGAACACCGAGTGCCTCGCCTGGGCGAGGGAGTGCTGGACGACGGATGCTGCCGGCCGCTGTCGTTCGAAGACGGTCGTGCCCACGGTTATCAACTCCGATGCGGTGTGTGGTGCTCCCATCCTCACCCGTCGGCCGAGTCGATGCAGGCCCTCCGTGTCGGAAGTTGTCCGGCGGGCCGGACAGGTTGTCGTGGCGTCAGCCGGTGACGAGCTCGCCGATCAGCGCATCGACGTCGGCGACGCGGGCGTACGTGCCGTCGAGCGCCGCCATGAAGGCGAGGTGCACCTGCGCGCCCGGTACGGTGCGGCCGTCGTAGGCGAGGTCGGGCGCGGCGCACGCATCCTGTGCGACCGCGATGCGGAAGCCGAGATCGGACGCCGCGCGCACGGTGGCGTCGACGCACATGCTCGACATCATGCCGGCCACGACGATCTCGTCGGCATCCGCTGCACGCAGCAGCGACTCGAGCCCGGTGCCCAGGAACGCGTTCGGCTCGTGCTTGACGACGACGTGCTCCTCGCCGTCGGGCGCGACACGCGGATCGAATTCGACGCCGGGGGTTCCGGAGGCGAAGAAGGCGGCATCCGGTCCGTCCCACACGTGCTGCACGTGCACGACACGCTCACCCGACGTACGGAATCCCGCGAGCAGTCGCGCGGCGGCATCGGCGGCGGCATCCGGGTCGACGAGCGGATGCCGCCCTCCCGGAAAGTAGTCGCGCTGGATGTCGATGAGGAGCAGGAGCCGGGTCACCGCAACAGCATAGGGTCGTGCAACCGGATCAGCCGCCCGTCATCGTGCGGGCGATCTGCGTCGCGGAATCGCCCGCACGCTTGAGCACGAGTGCCACCAGAGCGAGGGCGACGAGGGTCAGGACGAGCATGATCGTCGACACCGCGGCGATCTCGGGGCGCAGACCGGTCCGCAGCGCACTCAGCACATAGACGGGCCACGGCGTCGTGCCCGACACCTGCACGAACGCGGCCACGATCGTGTTGTCGAGACTCAGCGTGAACGCCAGCAGGAAGCCGGCGAGCACCGCGGGCATCGCGAGGGCGAGCGTGACCCGGCGGAAGGTGGTGAACGGCTTGGCGTAGAGATCGGCGGAGGCCTCTTCCAGCTGAGCGTCCTGACCCACCAGCCGGGCGCGCACGATGTACGACACCACCGCTGTCGCGAACAGTGACGAGCCCACCGACAGGCGTACGATGCCGTCGTTGAACATCGTCATGCCGAGGTCTTGTCCGAGGAACACCAGGAACGGGAGCAGGGCGACCGCGTCGACGATCTCGGGGGTCACCGACACCAGGAGCAGGAGCCCGAGGAACCACCACACCCATTTGCCGGGATGCCGTGCCATGGCGATGCCCGCAAGGGTCCCCAGGACCGTCGCGATGATCGCCGCGATCAGCGCGGTGATGAGCGACACCCTCACGGCGTTCTGGATCGCCGGCTTCACGAGGATCGAACCGAAGGCGTCGAAGCCGAAGCCGTCCCACACCGCCAGCAGGCGGCCGGTGTTGAACGAGTGGACGACGATCACGATGATCGGCAGGAACAGGAAGAGCATGACGAGCACTCCCCACACGCCGAAGGCGATGTCCGACCACGACCTGTGGGCGCGCCGGCGCGGCGCGGCGCCCCGGCGGTCCTCGTGCGTCCCGGCCTGCAGGATCGTCTCGGTCTCGGTCTGCGTGGTCACGTCGTCACCTCCAGTGGCGCTGCGGGCGCAGCATCCGTCTCCGCGGTCGCGGGAACCGGCCCCAGGACCAGCCGGTTGCGCGAGCGGAACGGCTGCGCGATGAGCCAGATGATCACCGCGCACACCCCGATCGCGACCATGATCAGGAGCATGAGCAGCACGGCCATGGCCGATCCGAGGGCCCAGTTCTGCGCGGTCTGGAACTGTCCCGCGACGAGCTGGCCCACCATGTTGCCCTTCGCACCGCCCAGCACCGTCGCGGTGATGTAGTCGCCCATCAGCGGGATGAACACCAGCAGGACGCCGGCGACGATGCCCGGCTGCGACAGCGGGAGCGTGACGCGGAAGAACGTCGTGATCTTGCCGGCGCCCAGGTCCTTGGACGCCTCGCGCAGCGCCGGCCCGACCCGATCGAACGCCACGAACAGCGGGAGGATCATCAGCGGCAGGTAGTTGTACACGACGCCGATGATCACGGCGGTGCGCGTGTACAGCAGCTCGAGCGGTCCGTCGAGCACGCCGATTCCCTGAAGCAGTGTCGAGAGCCATCCCTCGGGGGCGAGGATCACCTGCCAGCCGATGGTCCGGACGAGGAAGTTGGTCCAGAACGGCACGAGGACGAGGGCGATCAGGATGCCGCGGCGCTGCGGCTTGACCTTGAAGGCCATCCAGTACGCGACCGGCGCTCCGATCGCGAAGCAGAGCACGGTGCCGATGATCCCCACCCACAGCGTGTTCTGGAACGTCGCGAGGAACGTCGGCGAGATGGCCTCGACGTACCGGTCGAACGACAGGATGTCGTTGGCGTGGGTGCCGAACACGCCGGGCTTGTAGCCGAAGCTGAACCACACGACCATCGCGACCGGTGCGACGAAGAAGACGAGCAGCCACGCCCAGGCAGGGACCGCGAGCGCGGGGCCGACGGCGCCGGTGGCGCGCTTACGCACCGGCCGCAGCCTTCACCTCGTTGTAGATCTCCACGCGCGTGCTCAGCGAGTCGTTGATCACCTGCTCGTGCATGCTCTCGAGCTGCTCGGGCGTGAAGAAGATCATGTCGAGACGCTCGACCTCGGCGTCCTCGGCCGCAGCCTGCATGTCTTTGCCACCGACGTTGTAGCCGACCCACTCGAGGTTCAGCAGCTGGTTCTCGGGGACCATGGCGAAGTTGATGAAGGCGTGAGCCGCTTCGGGGTGGGCTGCCCCGGTCGCGATCGCCCAGTTGTCCATCCAGAGCTCGGTCTGCGGGCCGGGCAGCACCCACTGCCAGCGGTCGGGCTCGGACGACTCCTGGATGCCGAGCCGCGCGTCGCCGTTCCAGGCCATGAGCAGGGCATGGGTGCCCTGCGGGATGGTGTTGGCGCCGGCCGCGGAATCGAATGCCGCCACGTGGGGGGCGATCTTCTCCACGAGGAAGGCGCGGGCCGCCTCGAGCTCGGCAGGGTCGTCGGTGTTCCAGTCCAGATCGTTGGCCCAGAAGTACGAACCGACGACGCCCGCAGGGTCGTCCGACATCGCGGTCTTGCCGCTCGCCTCGTTCTGGGCGGCGTCGAAATAGTCGGCCCACGTGGTCAGTTCGCGGGTGATGACGGTCTTGTCATAGACATAGCCCGTCGTGCCCCACGCCTTGCAGATGGAGTAGTCGTTGCCCGGATCCCATGCGCGGCCGAGGAACGCCGGGTCCATGTTCGAGAGGTTGGGCAAGAGGTCCTTGTTGAGCTTCTGCAGAAGTCCCTGCTCGATCATCTGCGGAATGAAGACACCCGTGGGTACGACGATGTCGTAGCCCGATGTCCCCTTCGCGGCGACGAGTTTGGCGATGAGCTCCTCGTTCGATCCGTACGAGTCGAGGGTGACCTTCGGCCCGAGCTCGGCGGTGAACGCCTCGACGACCTCGGGCGCGTCGTACTCGGCCCATGTGTACACCGACAGGCTGTCCTCGAGGGCGCCGCCGGTCGCCTGAGGGGCGGGGGAGCCGCTGCCGCCGGGAGCGCAGGCGGCCAGCACGGTGGCGCCGCCGGCCAGCGCGGCGAGACTCAGGAACCGCCGACGCGACAGCTCGCGCGCGATGAGGGGCGCGACGCCCTCGGGAGCGAGGATGCGGAGCGGGGTACGAGGCTGAGTCATCGGGTACTCCTGGATTCGAGAACGGGAGCCGTGCGAGCGGATGCTGCGGCTACGTGCGGGCGTCGGACTGGGGGTCGTGCGGGTGGTGCGTCGGGCAAGCGGGTCGTGCGGCGGGTGCGGATGGTGCGGTCAGGCGGTCGGAGGTGCGATGTAACCGCCCTGCTTCGCCGCGTCGTCGGCGGCGGGGAACAGCAGCACGTGGTGGGCCGCCCACGTGCACACGACGGCGTCGCCGATCGAGAGTGCGGGCGCGTCGGGCGTCGGGCGTCGCACGATGAGGCTCTGGTCCGGCCCGAGCTGCACGAGGTACTGCATCGTGTCACCGAGGTGCGAGACACCGATCAGCTGGCCGCGTGCGGTGTTGGCCTCGGGAAGCGCCTCGGCCCCCGCGCCCGCCGCCGGGGCGTTCTTCTCGATGCGGATGAACTCGGGACGCACGGCCGCCTCGCCGAGGTTCGTCGCCGTGAGCACGGGTGAGGTGGCGCGCACCAGCGCGTGCGGCGAGGTGATCGCCGCCCCTGCCTCGGCGGCGGGGCCACGGAAGAAGTTCTGCTGCCCGACGAAGGCCGCCACGTACGCCGAAGCGGGTCGTGCGTAGACGGTGTCGGCGTCGGCGAGCTGTTCGATCCGGCCCGCACGCATGATCGCGATGCGGTCGCTCATCGACAGTGCCTCGCCCTGGTCGTGCGTCACGAAGACGAAGGTGATGCCCAGGCGCGACTGCAGCAGCTTGAGCTCGAGCTGCATCTCCTCGCGCAGCTGGCGATCGAGCGCACCGAGCGGCTCATCGAGCAGCAGGACGGCGGGGCGGTTCACCAGCGCACGGGCCAGCGCGATGCGCTGCTGCTGACCGCCCGACAGCTGCGTCGGCTTGCGGTCGCCGAAACGGCGCATCTGCACCATGTCGAGCGCCTGGGTGACGCGCTCGCGCACCTCGGCCTTCGGGGTACGGCGCTGCTGCAGCCCGTACGCGACGTTCTCGGCGACCGACAGGTGCGGGAACAGGGCATAGGCCTGGAAGACGGTGTTGACATCGCGCTTGTAGGGCGCAGCGGCGAGCACCGAGCGACCGGAGATGCGGATGTCGCCGGCATCCGGGTGCTCGAAACCCGCGATCATCCGCAGGGTGGTCGTCTTGCCGCAACCCGACGGCCCGAGAAGCGAGATGAACTCGCCCGGCTGGATCTGCAGCGACAGATCGTCGACGGCGAGCTGTTCGCCGTAGTACTTCGTGATCCCCGACAGGACGACGGCCCCGCGCGCGCCCTCGCTGCCGGTGGGAGCCTGCTCCGCCGTCGCCTGCGCTGCGGTCGCCATGCCTGTGGACATCGTCACCTCGTGAGGGTCCTTCTGATCGCCGGCCGCGCGACGCTGCACGACCTTTCGGGTGTGGGGGTATTCAATATGGCGACGTGGGCACCCGCAACGGATCGGCGACCGAACCGGACCATTCTGTTCGGCGACGGCGGCCCGTGCGACAGATCGTCCGACGTTGTGTAACGGCCAGGGAACCGCGCGGTTTCACCGCGGACACGAACGCGGGGGGCGGATGCTGCAGCGCGGGGCGACACTTCGTCCGCCGCGTATCGTGACCAAAGCGTTCTGAAACCCCGGACCACGCTCCGTGGGATCCGGGCTCAGCGCTGACACGTGGGGCACCAGAAGACGATGCGCTCGCGCGTCGGATCGGCGCCGAGGCTCCCACCCTCGATCAGGGTGCCGCAACGACGGCACGGGCGGCCTTCGCGACGGTACACCCACGTCGACCGACCGGGGCGGGCGTCACCGGTGAAGGTGCGGCCGGCCCGGTTGCGGTTGGCGCGGATCATGCGGGCTCCGAGATCCACGATGGCGGCGGCATCCGTCTCCTTCGCCGGTGTGGTGGGCAGGACGCCGCGGACGAAGAGGATCTCGTTCGCGTACTCGTTGCCGAAACCCGCGATGTTGCGCTGGTCCTGCACGGCGACGTGCACCGCACGGATGTCGGCGGCCAGGCGCCGCGTGGCTTCCTCGGGGTCCCAGGAGTCGGAGAGCGGATCGGGGCCGAGGTAGCCGACCAGGTCGTCCTCGGCTGTCGTGGGCACGAGCGTGATGTCGGCGAGGTCGAACCCGACGGTCTCCCACTCCGCGCCGTCAGTTGCCGTCGCGCCGATGATCGCCCGCGCACGGAAGGCGGGGGCGTGCCAGCGTTCACCGCGAGGGTAGACGTGCCACTCACCCTCCATCTTGAGATGCGTGTGGAGCGTCCACGATCCGATGCGATGAAGGAGATGCTTGCCGCGCGAGACCACATCGTGCACGACCTCGCCGCGCAGATCGACCGTCGCCAGCTGAGGGACGCGTAACTCGAAGCGCGACACGGTGGCGCCGGCGAGAGCCGAATCCAGTCGCCGGGCGGCGCGGAAGACCGTGTCGCCCTCAGGCACGCGCGCCCGCCCTGTCCTCCGGTCCCTGAGCCTGTCGGAGAGCGTCGCCTGCCGTCAGGCGGCGCAGCGTCAGCCCGCGCGGGGACTCGACGAAGCCGGCGTCGCGGAGGGTCTTGCCCACGAACGTGCCATACACGAACGCGCCGTTCACCTGCTCGATCGTGAGGGTGTCGAGCCGCCGCGCGCGAGCCGTCGCCGCGAGATCGCGGGTGGCCGCGGCCAGCGCCGCTTCGTCGCCGGTGAAGGCGAGTGCGGACTTGCCGCCGCGCTCGAGGTACAGCGTGAGCTCGCCGTCGACGAGTACGACGAGGGCGCCCGCTTTGCGACCGGGGCGGTGCGACACGCCCTCGAGCGAGGGCCAGGCGAGCGCGGCCCCGTAAGGGTTGGCCGGGTCGGTCGCCGCCAGCGTGACCGCCCTGAGCGGCGGCGGATCGGGGAGGCCGGCGTACTCGCGCAGCCGGTCGACGGTGGCCGACGCCGCGAACTGCGCCGCGCCCAGCTTCTCGATCACGTAGCCGCGGCGACAATGGCCCGCCCCTTCGAAACCGGCGAGCACGCGGTACGTCTGGGCGAATCCGCCGGGCACCCCCGCGGATTGCACCGCCCCTCGCGTCACCACGCCGTAGCGATCGAGGAGGAGACTCGCCGTCGCGGTCGCCCTCAGGGCGGCGTCGGGCTCGGCGGCGGGGAGCAGCGACCATCGGCCGCCGATCGCGGGCGGACGCGCGGGGACGGATGCTGCCACCGACCGCACCGCGGCGCCGCGGTACAGGCGGGTCCGGGGTGCGCGGCGGCTCACGCGGTGGGCCTGCGATCCGCCCGAGACGAGTGCCCGCACCGGCGCGAAGGTGTCGTTGGTCACCAGACCCGACCACGTCAAGCGCCAGAGGGCGTCGACCACGGACTGCTCGTTCTCGGCACCGGTGGTCTGGCGCAGCTGAGCGGCGAAGTAGGCACCGCCTCCGCCGAGCGCGGACAGCAGCTGGGCGTCGAGCGATCCCGGGACGATCTCCTCGCCCTCGTCGGGGAGAGCGAGCGTGAGGGGCACTGCGTCCGCCGGGTGAAGTGCGATCCAGCCGTCGCGGCCGGGAAGACTGCCGTGGCCCGACCACACCACCTCCCCGGTGGCGGTGAGCTCATCGAGCATGCCCGGGCTGTAGTCGGCGACGCGTGCCGGGAGCACGAGCGACTCCCACGCGCTGGCCGGAATCGGCACCCCCGCGAGCTGCTCCACCACCGCTGCGACGCCGTCGATGCCCTCGAGGGGACGCGTGACGTGCTGCCACACGGGCAGGAATCGTGCGTATGCGTGCTGCGGCACCGGCTCGACGCTGCCGCGGATCGCGGCGAGGGAGCGCATGCGCAGCCGGCGCAGGACCTCCGTGTCGCACCACTCCGCCTCATCGGCGCGTGCCGTCGTCGGGGACTCCGGCAGGAAGAACCCGCTCGTGACGCGTCCCTGCGACTCGAGTCGCTGCAGCGTGAGGTGCGCGACCGCCACGCCGACGCCGAGGCGGTCGGCCGCAGCATCCGCCGTGAAGGGACCGTGGGTGCGCGCGTACCGCGCCACCAGGTCGCCGAGCGGGTCGGCCACGGGCTCGAGGAACGCGGTGGGGATGCCGACGGGCAACGCCGTGCCGAGCGCATCGCGCAGCCGCCCGGCGTCTTCGATCGCGGAGACGCGGGTGATGCCCCCGATCGTGACGGGGATCGCGCGCCGCGCGGAGATGAGGGCGTCGAGGTGCGCGGACGCCTCGGTCTCGGGGGCGGCATCGGCCGCGGAGTCCCTCGAAGCGCGCCCTTCGACGATCGCGGCGACCGCCTCGGGCGCGGCTCCGCCCTCGAGGCGGGCCGCCACCTCGGCCGCGTCGAGCGGACCGAGGAGGCGCAGGAGGTCGGCGACGCCCTCGAGCCCGCGTGCCCGGCGCTCGGGGTCGAGCCGCTGCGCCTCGCGCTCGAACTGGGCGATCACGTCGGGGTCGAGGAGCTCGCGCATCTCGATCTTCCCGAGCAGCTCGGACAGCAGCGCCGGATCGACGGAGAGGGCCGCGGCGCGGCGCTCCGCCAGCGGCGAGTCGCCCTCGTACATGAACGCGCCGACGTAGCCGAACAGGAGATCGCGTGCGAACGGCGAGGGCTGGGCGGGCTCCGTCTCGATGAGACGGATGCGGCGCTCGCTGATCCCGCGCATGAGACGCAGGAGCGACGGCACGTCGTAGACATCCTGAAGGACCTCGCGGAGGGTCTCGAGGATGATCGGGAACGTCGGGTAGCGCCGAGCGACCTCGAGCAGCTGCGCCGACCGCTGGCGCTGCTGCCACAGCGGCGTGCGCTTGCCCGGGTTGCGGCGGGGCATCAGCAGCGCGCGGGCAGCGCACTCGCGGAATCGCGAGGCGAACAAGGCGGAGCCGCCGACCTCCTCGGTCACGATCTGATCGAGCTCGTCAGGGTCGAAGACGAAGAGGTCCGCGCCCGGGGGCTCGGCCGTCGCATCCGGAATCCTGGCGATGATGCCGTCGTCGCTCGCGACCGCCGACCCGTCGACGCCCAGCCGCTCGCGGATGCGCGCGTTCACCGCAAGCGCCCACGGCGCATGCACCTGCATGCCGTACGGCGAGTGCAGGATCACGCGCCAGTCGCCGACCTCGTCGCGGCCGCGCTCGACCGTGAGCTGGCGATCGGTCGGCAGCGTGCCGGTGGCCTCGCGCTGCTCGGCCAGGTAGGCCAGCAGGTTGTCTTGCGCGAACTCGTCGAGGCCCGCCTCGCGCAGCCGGAACTCGGCCTTGTCGGGCTTCGCCGCCGACACCTCTCGCGAGAACCTGCCGAGCGCTTCGCCGAGCTCGGCGGGGCGGCCGATGCCGTCGCCGTGCCAGAACGGGACTTTGCCCGGCTGCCCGAACGCGGGCACCACGTTCACCCGGTCGTGCGTGATCTCGACGATGCGCCAGCTCGTGGTGCCCAGGGTGAAGACGTCGTTGACCCGCGACTCGTAGACCATCTCTTCATCGAGCTCCCCGACGCGTGCGTTCTGCGATTCTCCGGCGATGAAGACGCCGAAGAGGCCGCGGTCGGGGATCGTGCCACCGCTCGTCACGGCGATGTGCTGTGCGCCGGGGCGCCCGGTCAGCACGCCGAGGTCGCGGTCCCAGACGACACGGGGACGCAGCTCGGCGAACTCGTCGGACGGGAACCGGCCGGCGATGAGGTCGAGCGTCGCCTCGTAGGCGGACCGGGGGAGCGAGCGGAACGGCGCGCTTCGCTTGAGCGTCTCATACCAGCCCTCGACGTCGACGGGGCCGACGGCGGCGGCGGCCACGGTCTGCTGCGCCAGGATGTCGAGGGGGTTCTGCGGGATGGCGATCGCCTCGATCTGACCGGCGAGCATGCGCTCGGTCACGATCGCGGTGTGGAGCACGTCGCCGCGGTGCTTCGGGAACAGGGCGGCCCGGCTCACCTCGCCGACCTGGTGACCGGCGCGGCCGATTCGCTGCAGGCCCGAGGCGGCGCTCGGGGGCGCCTCGACCTGGATCACGAGGTCGACGGCCCCCATGTCGATGCCGAGCTCGAGGCTCGACGTCGCCACGACGCAGCGGAGGACGCCGGACTTCAGCTCCTCCTCGACCTGCGCCCGCTGCTCCTTCGACACCGACCCGTGGTGCGCCTTCGCGAGCACCGGGTCGGCGCCTGCCGTCGCGCCGGCCTGCGCCATCATGGCGGCGGGTACGGTCTGGTCGGGCAGATCGAGGCCGAGGCGCTCGGAGTAGATCTCGTTCAGCCGGCCGGTGAGGCGCTCGGCGAGGCGTCGCGAGTTGCAGAACACGATGGTCGAGCGGTGCAGCAGGATGCGGTCGACGATCGCCTCCTCGACGTGGGGCCAGACCGACCCTGTCATCTCCGTCTCGCCGGCGCCGGTCGCCCGCGGTCTCGAGCCCGTCGACCGACCGTCGGCGAACCAGTCCTCGTCGATCGGCTCATCCGCAGCGCCAGGCTCTTCCCACGCGCCGTCGCCCTCGGACGTGAATGCGCTCGGCGGCGGAGGCGGGTTCAGCATGTCGCCGATGGGCACGACGACCTG is from Microbacterium sp. LWH3-1.2 and encodes:
- a CDS encoding ABC transporter permease, encoding MTTQTETETILQAGTHEDRRGAAPRRRAHRSWSDIAFGVWGVLVMLFLFLPIIVIVVHSFNTGRLLAVWDGFGFDAFGSILVKPAIQNAVRVSLITALIAAIIATVLGTLAGIAMARHPGKWVWWFLGLLLLVSVTPEIVDAVALLPFLVFLGQDLGMTMFNDGIVRLSVGSSLFATAVVSYIVRARLVGQDAQLEEASADLYAKPFTTFRRVTLALAMPAVLAGFLLAFTLSLDNTIVAAFVQVSGTTPWPVYVLSALRTGLRPEIAAVSTIMLVLTLVALALVALVLKRAGDSATQIARTMTGG
- a CDS encoding NAD(P)/FAD-dependent oxidoreductase; translated protein: MGTTVFERQRPAASVVQHSLAQARHSVFWRDDLPDSLLPDRPALVGTHRADLVVVGGGYTGLWTALLATERDPDAKVVVVEAQRIGWAASGRNGGFCEASLTHGHENGMARWPKEMPTLDRLGHENLDAIEASEARFGMDFQFERTGQLAPAVEPHQVEWLKEWAADGEEGVVYLDQAEAQASVHSPTYLAAVWEKNACGMVHPARMAAELARVCEERGVVIFERSHVTGLDTSGPGVVVITPDGRVEASHAALGTNVFPSLIKRNRLMTVPVYDYVLMTEPLTGAQVDSIGWQDRQGIGDMANQFHYYRITKDNRILFGGYDAIYRYGRKMNAEYENRPETWAKLASHFFTTFPQLEGLRFTHQWAGAIDTSTQFTAFFGTARDRRVAYAAGFTGLGVGSTRFAGEVMLDLLDGVKNERTELEMVRKRPLPFPPEPAASMGINATRWSLDRADHNKGKRNLLLKTLDALGLGFDS
- a CDS encoding ABC transporter permease, which produces MRKRATGAVGPALAVPAWAWLLVFFVAPVAMVVWFSFGYKPGVFGTHANDILSFDRYVEAISPTFLATFQNTLWVGIIGTVLCFAIGAPVAYWMAFKVKPQRRGILIALVLVPFWTNFLVRTIGWQVILAPEGWLSTLLQGIGVLDGPLELLYTRTAVIIGVVYNYLPLMILPLFVAFDRVGPALREASKDLGAGKITTFFRVTLPLSQPGIVAGVLLVFIPLMGDYITATVLGGAKGNMVGQLVAGQFQTAQNWALGSAMAVLLMLLIMVAIGVCAVIIWLIAQPFRSRNRLVLGPVPATAETDAAPAAPLEVTT
- a CDS encoding PucR family transcriptional regulator is translated as MRDVIALDAVAQGVPEVLVGDDALDARVRWLHVSDSAGVARLLNGGELLLSTGSSWPIEPAELRRFIDELADAGLSGLVLELGTHYRYVPAVVVEAARDRGLALVVLHRELKFVTVTEAVHSRIITGQTDALRARDEVRERFTALVLRGSPADFIVHQLAQTLGAPIVLENLAYEVVASEVPLAMEEELFTEWELRSRSAHRRCEQRRERGIPAGADDWLIVPVEARGIRWGNLIALPGPEHAAGRMAVLEQGAIALAVGRLADGDADEWARIGRRRLVDGLLAGRFAGVGGAAARLEAAGLPLRGAKLYGLVVSGAPVAVERADAAARTLRGRALAGSAPAGVAAPAATMLVSLPPDAVFDDAAVVDFVRALVDAGDVERVTVSVGRGAEGIDAALASVHEAVDLAGGRRRRPGRGPHLRRAENRPLVQLVTALRDDHRVLEHGERMLAPLISYDLSRSGDLLDVLEAMLAHPGNRTAAAGASHLSRSVFYQRIALIEELLGSDLDDGETQTALHLALLVRRSAGR
- a CDS encoding cupin domain-containing protein; amino-acid sequence: MNPAIVTDAASLALDLEPLPADQVVEGTPATGHAELTETIGVWEHTPGTSTDVETDEVFVVLSGSATVSFDDLALEPIELRAGSVVRLTAGMRTVWTVTETLRKVYIAG
- a CDS encoding cysteine hydrolase family protein gives rise to the protein MTRLLLLIDIQRDYFPGGRHPLVDPDAAADAAARLLAGFRTSGERVVHVQHVWDGPDAAFFASGTPGVEFDPRVAPDGEEHVVVKHEPNAFLGTGLESLLRAADADEIVVAGMMSSMCVDATVRAASDLGFRIAVAQDACAAPDLAYDGRTVPGAQVHLAFMAALDGTYARVADVDALIGELVTG